One segment of Nostoc flagelliforme CCNUN1 DNA contains the following:
- a CDS encoding transposase: MLQPHRSRYWLNANPPDPKVFKQEVQQVCHLYQKAEELKLESVHVVSTDEMTGIQALERAYPTQEMELGKIEYQEFEYIRHGTLSLIASWGVAEGLVLNASVKETRNEDDFANHIAQIIATNPNDGWIFVTDQLNTHKSESLVRQVATNCGIDIDLGIKGKSGILHSMESRAAFLTDTSHRIRFVYTPKHSSWLNQIECWFSILVRRLLRRGNFISTHDLKQQILNFIDYFNCTLAKPFVWKFLGYPDSA; this comes from the coding sequence ATGTTGCAACCACATCGAAGTCGTTACTGGTTAAACGCAAATCCACCAGATCCAAAAGTATTTAAACAAGAGGTTCAGCAGGTTTGTCATTTATATCAAAAAGCAGAAGAACTAAAACTTGAGAGTGTACATGTTGTCAGTACGGATGAGATGACAGGTATTCAAGCACTCGAACGAGCATATCCCACCCAGGAAATGGAACTTGGCAAAATTGAATACCAAGAATTTGAGTACATTCGGCATGGAACCCTTTCTTTAATTGCCTCTTGGGGCGTAGCTGAAGGACTTGTACTAAATGCCTCTGTTAAAGAAACACGCAACGAAGATGATTTCGCTAATCATATTGCTCAAATAATCGCTACCAATCCAAACGATGGATGGATTTTTGTTACCGATCAACTCAATACTCATAAGTCTGAGTCTTTAGTTCGACAAGTTGCAACTAACTGCGGTATAGACATTGATTTAGGTATTAAAGGTAAATCTGGTATTCTCCATTCGATGGAGTCTCGTGCAGCATTTTTAACTGATACAAGTCATCGAATTCGTTTTGTTTACACTCCAAAGCATAGTTCTTGGCTCAATCAGATTGAGTGTTGGTTTAGTATTTTGGTACGTCGTTTACTTCGACGTGGTAACTTTATTTCTACTCACGACCTCAAACAACAAATTTTGAATTTTATTGATTACTTTAATTGCACTTTGGCAAAGCCATTTGTTTGGAAGTTTTTAGGCTATCCTGATTCTGCTTAG
- a CDS encoding GNAT family N-acetyltransferase: protein MNKINTKLALKYRFFHPYQQQPIDPACCQFQIRTATPADLIGVSQIIAESFHSQQGMWGWAFPLLRLGIYEDLRHRMASPPSRHICLVAFEATTVAANNLVGSVELGVRYSDSWSQVGMGFPYLSNLAVHPQYRRHGVASGLLTSCEKVSRDWGFQDLYLHVLENNHQARQLYFKLGYRVHKVESNWNTFFLRRSSQMLLHKHLSADSTI, encoded by the coding sequence TTGAATAAAATCAATACTAAACTAGCCTTGAAATATCGGTTTTTTCATCCATACCAGCAACAGCCAATCGATCCAGCTTGCTGCCAATTTCAAATTCGTACAGCTACACCTGCTGATTTGATCGGTGTTTCTCAAATTATTGCTGAAAGCTTTCACTCCCAACAGGGTATGTGGGGATGGGCTTTTCCATTGCTACGTCTCGGTATTTACGAAGACTTAAGGCATCGCATGGCATCACCTCCGTCGCGTCATATTTGTTTAGTAGCCTTTGAAGCTACTACTGTTGCGGCTAATAACTTAGTGGGAAGTGTAGAACTGGGTGTACGTTACAGTGATTCGTGGAGCCAAGTTGGCATGGGTTTTCCTTACTTATCTAATTTAGCAGTTCACCCACAATACCGTAGGCACGGTGTTGCTTCAGGCTTACTGACTAGCTGTGAAAAAGTTTCTCGTGACTGGGGATTTCAAGACTTATATCTCCACGTTTTGGAAAATAATCATCAAGCAAGGCAACTTTATTTTAAGTTGGGATATCGAGTGCATAAAGTCGAATCGAATTGGAATACATTTTTCCTAAGACGCTCAAGCCAAATGTTATTGCACAAGCATCTTAGTGCTGATTCCACTATTTGA
- the pstB gene encoding phosphate ABC transporter ATP-binding protein PstB: MANNISTVTDTQTVLRTENLNVYYGKFLALKDIWLDIPKNQVTAFIGPSGCGKSTLLRCYNRLNDLIESFRADGKILFYDKNLYASDIDPVEVRRRIGMVFQRPNPFPKSIYDNIAFGAKINGYKGNMDELVERSLRQAALWDEVKDKLRQSGSSLSGGQQQRLCIARAIAVQPEIILMDEPCSALDPISTLRVEELIHQLKEQYTIVIVTHNMQQAARVSDKTAFFNVRTTETGGRNGYMVEYDATELIFNNPQQQDTRDYVSGRFG; the protein is encoded by the coding sequence ATGGCTAACAATATTAGCACAGTGACCGATACTCAAACCGTTTTACGCACCGAAAACCTCAACGTTTACTACGGCAAATTTTTAGCCTTGAAAGATATCTGGCTAGATATACCGAAAAATCAGGTTACAGCCTTTATCGGGCCTTCTGGTTGTGGTAAAAGTACCTTGTTGCGTTGCTATAACCGCCTCAATGACCTGATTGAGTCATTTCGGGCAGATGGTAAAATACTTTTTTACGATAAAAACTTGTATGCATCCGACATTGATCCTGTAGAAGTGCGTCGTCGGATTGGGATGGTGTTTCAAAGACCAAACCCTTTTCCAAAATCAATTTATGACAATATTGCTTTTGGAGCCAAAATCAATGGCTACAAAGGTAATATGGATGAATTAGTAGAACGGAGTTTGCGACAAGCAGCTTTGTGGGATGAAGTAAAAGATAAACTGCGACAAAGTGGTTCGTCTTTATCTGGTGGACAACAACAGAGGTTATGTATTGCTCGTGCGATCGCAGTCCAACCTGAAATTATATTAATGGATGAACCTTGCTCTGCCCTTGACCCTATTTCTACGTTGCGGGTTGAAGAACTAATTCACCAACTTAAAGAGCAATATACCATCGTTATCGTTACCCATAATATGCAGCAAGCAGCACGGGTTTCTGATAAGACAGCCTTTTTTAACGTTCGGACTACAGAGACAGGAGGTCGTAACGGCTACATGGTAGAGTACGACGCAACAGAATTAATTTTCAACAATCCTCAGCAGCAAGATACCAGAGATTATGTTAGCGGCAGATTTGGATAA
- a CDS encoding response regulator, whose product MVVDDEPDNLDLLYRTFYRDYKVLRANSGPAALDLLAQEGEVAVIISDQRMPMMSGTEFLSLTATQYPDIIRIILTGYTDVEDLVEAINAGKVFKYVTKPWEAEELKAVVRQALDTHNVLKARTRELTRTLRQESLLNTVTNTIRSALDYRQILQAIVDTVGHMLEVDVCLLRPFQDEQLADKGFIYQKAVSEEAGEQTLAEVQANNSSAVSLSPSTPLPLLAQTVWETREVQVIHDVTDDERIHGNTSELRQRQEAFAAANICSSLVVPLICQQELMAVLALHQCSLPRFWGDDEVQLVLMVADQAALALSQAYAYEQVRALAKREALINTITSAIRSSLNPQDIFAAITQQLGQALQVDGCVLSLWTEEDEFVECVALYDSFQHSENLHRHSPTQASPAPDNNSSSKNNLLPPRLPYSQASIQENPILQQMLQTHEPVVIGNVSHSPSDVQGFDLPLKMPARSLMFVPLLADGKCIGSITLHEGKKVRQWLSSDIDLAKAVAAQAAIAVQQSYLYQKTRQQAERLLELDKQKTEFFQNISHEFRTPITLIQGPLESAVAAGEGLSYSQSAIALRNSRRLLRLVNQLLDLQRLNAGRMQPSFHPCDLAEFVTQIVESFRPYCEKKRLHLVTQLDECSPVYLDMEKFDKVVYNLLSNAMKFTPEGGTISVRLKSERDRCILQVQDTGIGIVKEQIPYLFERFRQAEGSANRSYEGSGLGLALVKELVELHGAQVTVESVYGQGTTFSLWLVTGNAHLPAQQVLETPTELNTSRASVELADLELVSTTDNIENITINLSPSIGTQESALKTQHSILVVDDNPDLRTYVSEIFRRNGYHVQTARNGSEGHSRAKEIIPSLIVTDLMMPLVSGLEMIQMIRQEEKLKGIPIILLTAKADEETRIEGTEHGADAYLAKPFNDRELLAEVRNLLALKENERRIVELNTYLTESVLKRFLPAVLVQKAATGDLTLDLRPEPRLITVLFSDIVGFTQLSNTLRSRRVAELLNEYLEAMTKVVFSNGGTVDKFMGDAILALYGAPEELTPNEQVRRAINTARAMHRSLAELNQRWRNQGVFDGDRLTSVQFRCGIHQGTAVVGMFGSAERADYTAIGPSVNIAARLQAAAVPGTILVSAAVADYLQEEEITKGSPLELKGVDETVLTFAVTPEVMVNR is encoded by the coding sequence TTGGTTGTCGATGATGAACCAGACAACCTTGACTTGCTTTACCGCACTTTCTATCGCGACTATAAGGTGCTAAGGGCGAACTCTGGCCCTGCGGCACTCGATCTGCTGGCTCAAGAGGGAGAGGTCGCTGTGATCATCTCCGATCAGCGGATGCCGATGATGAGCGGTACAGAATTTTTGAGCCTGACAGCAACTCAATATCCAGATATTATCCGGATTATTTTAACTGGCTACACCGATGTCGAAGACCTGGTGGAGGCAATCAACGCTGGTAAGGTATTTAAATACGTCACTAAACCGTGGGAAGCTGAGGAACTCAAAGCAGTGGTACGCCAAGCTTTGGATACTCACAATGTCCTCAAAGCTCGCACCCGTGAGCTTACCCGCACACTCCGACAAGAATCGCTGCTGAATACTGTCACAAATACGATTCGCAGTGCTTTAGACTATCGCCAAATTTTGCAGGCAATTGTAGATACAGTGGGCCACATGTTGGAGGTGGATGTTTGCCTGTTGCGTCCCTTCCAAGATGAGCAGTTAGCGGATAAAGGATTTATTTATCAGAAGGCTGTTTCTGAAGAAGCAGGGGAACAGACACTAGCAGAGGTACAGGCAAATAATTCTTCTGCTGTGTCCCTCTCACCCTCTACCCCTCTGCCTCTTTTGGCTCAAACTGTGTGGGAAACTCGTGAAGTCCAGGTGATTCACGATGTAACGGATGATGAGCGCATTCACGGTAATACTTCCGAACTGCGGCAACGTCAGGAAGCTTTTGCTGCTGCTAACATTTGCTCTAGTTTAGTTGTGCCATTGATCTGCCAACAAGAACTAATGGCAGTGCTGGCGCTGCATCAGTGTTCTCTCCCTCGCTTTTGGGGGGATGATGAGGTGCAGCTAGTGTTGATGGTGGCGGATCAGGCAGCTTTAGCTTTGTCTCAAGCTTATGCTTACGAACAAGTACGTGCCCTTGCCAAGCGAGAAGCCCTAATCAATACGATTACTAGCGCTATTCGCTCTAGTCTAAACCCCCAAGATATCTTTGCGGCTATTACTCAACAACTGGGACAAGCTTTACAAGTCGATGGCTGTGTCCTGTCTTTGTGGACAGAAGAAGATGAGTTTGTTGAGTGTGTAGCCTTGTATGACAGTTTTCAACATTCGGAAAATTTGCATAGGCACAGCCCAACCCAGGCATCGCCAGCCCCAGACAATAATTCAAGTAGCAAGAATAACCTATTGCCTCCGAGATTACCCTATTCTCAAGCATCTATACAGGAGAATCCAATCCTCCAACAAATGCTACAGACACATGAACCTGTGGTAATTGGTAATGTGAGCCATTCTCCCTCAGATGTGCAGGGTTTTGATTTGCCGTTAAAAATGCCAGCACGATCGCTAATGTTTGTGCCATTATTGGCTGATGGTAAATGCATCGGTAGTATTACTTTACATGAAGGTAAAAAAGTACGCCAATGGCTATCGTCTGATATTGATTTGGCGAAAGCAGTAGCAGCTCAAGCAGCGATCGCTGTGCAGCAGTCATACTTATATCAAAAAACTCGCCAACAAGCTGAACGCTTACTGGAATTAGATAAACAAAAAACCGAATTTTTTCAAAATATTTCCCATGAGTTTCGCACACCCATCACCTTGATTCAAGGGCCTTTAGAGTCGGCGGTGGCAGCTGGGGAAGGATTATCTTACTCCCAAAGTGCGATCGCCCTGCGTAACTCCCGCCGCCTACTGCGACTGGTAAATCAACTCCTGGATTTACAACGCCTGAATGCGGGGAGAATGCAGCCTAGTTTCCATCCCTGCGATTTAGCAGAATTTGTCACCCAAATTGTAGAATCTTTTCGTCCCTACTGCGAGAAAAAGAGATTGCATCTCGTCACCCAGTTAGATGAATGTTCTCCGGTGTACTTGGACATGGAAAAATTTGACAAGGTGGTTTATAACCTCCTGTCAAATGCCATGAAGTTTACTCCCGAAGGTGGGACGATTAGTGTCAGACTTAAATCTGAGCGCGATCGCTGCATATTGCAAGTACAAGATACTGGAATTGGTATTGTTAAAGAACAAATTCCCTACCTCTTTGAGCGCTTCCGCCAAGCTGAAGGTTCAGCAAACCGATCCTATGAAGGTAGTGGTTTGGGTTTAGCTTTAGTTAAAGAATTGGTCGAATTACATGGTGCTCAAGTCACTGTCGAATCAGTTTACGGCCAAGGCACTACCTTTAGTTTATGGCTTGTAACTGGAAATGCTCATTTACCCGCACAGCAAGTACTAGAAACACCTACCGAACTGAATACGAGCCGCGCTAGCGTAGAATTGGCTGATTTAGAACTGGTATCAACAACAGACAATATTGAAAATATTACAATAAACCTCTCCCCCAGTATTGGTACTCAAGAATCAGCACTTAAGACTCAGCACTCAATTTTAGTTGTAGATGACAACCCGGATTTACGAACCTATGTATCTGAGATTTTCCGCCGTAACGGCTATCATGTGCAGACAGCTCGTAACGGTTCTGAAGGGCACAGTAGAGCTAAGGAAATTATACCCAGCTTGATTGTGACTGACTTAATGATGCCCTTGGTGAGCGGACTTGAAATGATTCAGATGATCCGCCAAGAGGAGAAGTTGAAAGGAATACCAATCATTCTGCTGACAGCAAAAGCTGATGAGGAAACCCGCATCGAAGGTACAGAACATGGTGCAGATGCTTATTTAGCAAAACCATTCAACGATCGGGAACTTTTGGCGGAAGTTCGGAATCTTTTGGCATTAAAGGAAAATGAACGGCGAATTGTAGAGTTAAATACTTATCTAACAGAATCGGTGCTAAAGCGTTTTTTACCGGCTGTATTGGTACAAAAAGCCGCAACTGGAGATTTAACGTTAGATTTGCGCCCAGAACCACGCTTAATTACAGTTTTGTTTAGTGATATCGTAGGTTTTACACAGCTATCAAATACTCTCAGATCCCGACGAGTCGCAGAATTGCTAAATGAATATTTAGAAGCTATGACCAAAGTTGTATTTAGCAATGGCGGCACTGTAGATAAATTTATGGGAGATGCTATTTTAGCTTTATATGGAGCACCGGAAGAGCTAACCCCCAATGAACAAGTGCGTCGTGCCATCAATACAGCAAGAGCAATGCACCGCTCGCTGGCTGAATTGAACCAGCGCTGGCGAAATCAAGGTGTATTCGATGGTGACAGACTTACTAGCGTCCAGTTTCGGTGCGGTATCCACCAAGGTACTGCTGTTGTGGGGATGTTTGGTAGTGCTGAACGGGCTGATTATACTGCCATTGGCCCAAGTGTGAATATTGCTGCAAGGTTACAAGCTGCTGCTGTTCCTGGTACGATCCTAGTTTCTGCTGCCGTGGCAGATTATTTGCAGGAAGAAGAGATTACTAAAGGTAGTCCGCTAGAACTTAAAGGAGTAGATGAAACAGTTTTGACTTTCGCTGTTACACCAGAGGTAATGGTTAATCGCTAA
- a CDS encoding helix-turn-helix domain-containing protein: MTNTEIASSLRLTRGQVRLWRTRWQNAAQEWEQVKSEDIEDETLFTQIISILKDEPRRGNPGKFSLEEIVQIIAVACEIPATSERPVSHWTPKELADEVVKRKIVSEISPRSVGRFLKSSNVATTSKSLLVKRKSTRSKSI; this comes from the coding sequence ATGACGAATACGGAAATTGCGTCATCATTACGATTAACACGGGGACAGGTGCGATTATGGCGAACAAGATGGCAAAATGCAGCTCAAGAATGGGAGCAAGTCAAATCAGAAGATATCGAGGATGAAACGTTGTTCACACAGATCATCTCGATACTTAAAGATGAGCCACGACGTGGGAATCCAGGAAAATTTAGTCTGGAAGAAATCGTTCAAATTATTGCAGTTGCGTGTGAAATACCAGCAACTTCGGAGCGTCCAGTCAGCCACTGGACGCCCAAAGAGCTTGCAGACGAAGTGGTCAAGCGCAAAATAGTATCAGAGATTTCGCCCCGAAGCGTAGGTCGTTTTTTAAAATCAAGCAATGTTGCAACCACATCGAAGTCGTTACTGGTTAAACGCAAATCCACCAGATCCAAAAGTATTTAA
- a CDS encoding YqiA/YcfP family alpha/beta fold hydrolase, whose protein sequence is MQYIYLHGFASSPNSAKARDIGDRFAQIHTKLKIPDLNAGDFSRLTITRQITQVAAEFSNNSTPVTLIGSSLGGLTTAHLGQQYLQVQRLVLLAPAFEFLSHWLPKLGDEEVQRWQQEKYIMVYHYGEQRKLPLSYDFVTDAAQYQEEFLQRPIPTLILHGKKDEVIPIEASRDFKRSRPWVKLVELDSDHALGNVMEEIWQAIRLFCQLP, encoded by the coding sequence TTGCAATATATATATCTTCACGGTTTCGCTTCCAGCCCTAATTCTGCCAAAGCGCGAGATATAGGCGATCGCTTTGCCCAAATTCACACAAAGCTAAAAATTCCCGATCTAAATGCTGGCGATTTTTCGCGGTTGACAATCACTCGTCAGATTACTCAAGTTGCCGCAGAATTCAGTAATAATTCTACGCCAGTAACGCTCATTGGCTCAAGTTTAGGCGGCTTGACCACTGCCCACTTGGGACAGCAATATTTACAAGTACAACGTCTTGTGCTGCTAGCACCAGCTTTTGAGTTTTTATCCCATTGGTTACCCAAGCTAGGCGATGAAGAAGTACAGCGTTGGCAGCAAGAAAAATATATTATGGTCTACCACTATGGGGAACAGCGAAAGCTTCCCTTAAGTTACGATTTTGTTACAGATGCTGCCCAATACCAAGAGGAGTTTTTGCAACGTCCTATCCCCACCCTGATTTTGCATGGAAAAAAGGATGAAGTCATCCCCATCGAAGCCAGTCGTGACTTTAAGCGTTCGCGTCCTTGGGTAAAGTTAGTCGAACTCGACAGTGATCATGCCTTGGGTAATGTTATGGAAGAAATTTGGCAGGCAATTCGCCTCTTTTGCCAATTACCTTGA
- the pstA gene encoding phosphate ABC transporter permease PstA, whose translation MTSSFPERSLTRAPMSQRTLFNTVMTVVAFICGVLALVPLLAVLSYVIIQGFSSLSPSLFFELPPKALQQGGGFGNAILGTLLMVGIAALISIPFGVLAAIYITEFSSAQVARWVRFAANVLSGVPSIIAGVFAYGIVVLTLVKLNLGSYSALGGGFALAILMLPIIVRTTDEALQLVSQDLRQASVGLGATNFQTVSQVVLPAALPAIVTGATLAIARASGETAPLLFTALFSNFWPGSLFEPTASLAVLVYKYAISPFKNWQSLAWAASLILVLMVLITSIIARWATRKKA comes from the coding sequence ATGACTTCTAGTTTTCCAGAGCGCAGTCTAACTCGCGCTCCTATGTCTCAAAGGACACTGTTTAATACAGTAATGACTGTAGTCGCATTTATCTGTGGGGTATTGGCACTTGTGCCTTTGCTAGCAGTCCTTTCTTACGTCATTATTCAAGGCTTTAGCAGTTTGAGTCCTAGCCTCTTTTTTGAACTGCCACCCAAAGCTTTACAACAAGGAGGAGGCTTTGGTAATGCAATTTTGGGTACACTATTAATGGTAGGAATTGCTGCCCTAATTAGTATCCCATTTGGTGTTTTGGCAGCGATTTACATCACAGAATTTAGCTCGGCTCAAGTTGCGAGATGGGTACGTTTTGCGGCTAACGTCCTGAGTGGAGTCCCGTCAATCATTGCTGGAGTATTTGCCTATGGCATTGTAGTTTTGACACTGGTAAAGTTAAACTTAGGATCATACTCTGCTCTCGGTGGAGGCTTTGCACTAGCAATTTTGATGTTGCCAATTATTGTCCGAACCACTGATGAAGCCTTGCAATTAGTATCGCAAGATTTGCGACAAGCATCTGTAGGGTTAGGAGCAACTAACTTTCAAACAGTAAGTCAAGTAGTCTTACCAGCAGCTTTACCTGCAATTGTAACTGGGGCAACGCTAGCGATCGCCAGAGCATCTGGAGAAACCGCACCTTTACTATTTACCGCCCTGTTTTCCAATTTTTGGCCTGGTAGCTTATTTGAACCCACAGCTTCCCTTGCTGTTTTGGTTTACAAATATGCTATTTCTCCGTTCAAAAATTGGCAATCACTAGCTTGGGCAGCATCTTTGATTTTGGTATTGATGGTTCTAATCACAAGTATCATCGCTCGCTGGGCAACTCGCAAGAAAGCTTAG
- the gor gene encoding glutathione-disulfide reductase produces the protein MTFDYDLFVIGAGSGGLAASKRAASYGAKVAIAEYDLVGGTCVIRGCIPKKLMVYGSHFPALFSEASGYGWKVGNAELDWEYFITSIDKEVRRLSQLHISFLEKAGVELISGHATLIDPHTVEVDGRKVTADKILIAVGGRPIKPDLPGMEYGITSNEIFHLKEQPKHIVILGAGYIGTEFACIMRGLGSDVTQITRGEKILKGFDEDIRTEIEEGMTNHGIRLIKNNVVKTVECVPEGFKLTLSGEDQEPVIADVFLVATGRTPNVDGLGLENAGVDVVPSSIEGPGYSTTNAIAVNEYSQTNQPNIFAVGDVTDRINLTPVAIGEGRAFADSEFGNNRREFSHETVPTAIFSTPEAATVGWTEAEAREKLGDAVKIFHTRFRPMYHSLTGKQEKTMMKLVVNSNTDKVLGAHMVGENAGEIIQGVAIAVKMGATKKDFDATVGIHPSVAEEFVTMR, from the coding sequence ATGACTTTTGATTACGACCTGTTTGTAATTGGTGCGGGTTCTGGAGGTTTGGCGGCTTCCAAACGGGCGGCTAGCTATGGGGCAAAAGTGGCGATCGCTGAATATGATTTAGTTGGTGGCACTTGTGTGATTCGCGGTTGCATTCCCAAAAAACTTATGGTCTATGGCTCTCACTTTCCTGCACTGTTCAGTGAAGCTTCAGGCTATGGCTGGAAAGTAGGTAATGCCGAGTTAGACTGGGAATATTTCATTACATCTATAGATAAGGAAGTTCGGCGACTGTCGCAACTACATATCAGCTTTTTAGAAAAGGCGGGAGTGGAACTAATTTCTGGTCACGCCACATTAATAGACCCCCATACAGTAGAAGTTGATGGACGCAAAGTTACAGCAGATAAAATTTTAATTGCTGTTGGCGGGCGTCCCATCAAACCAGATTTACCAGGGATGGAATATGGCATTACCTCCAACGAAATCTTTCATCTAAAAGAACAACCAAAACACATCGTCATTCTTGGCGCTGGTTATATTGGCACAGAATTTGCCTGTATCATGCGTGGTTTGGGTTCTGATGTAACACAAATTACCAGAGGTGAAAAGATTTTGAAGGGGTTTGATGAGGACATCCGTACAGAAATTGAAGAGGGGATGACGAACCACGGAATTCGGCTGATTAAGAATAATGTGGTAAAAACAGTTGAATGCGTGCCGGAAGGTTTTAAACTTACTTTGTCAGGAGAAGACCAAGAACCAGTAATTGCCGACGTGTTTTTAGTGGCGACTGGTCGAACTCCCAATGTAGATGGGCTAGGTTTGGAAAATGCTGGGGTTGATGTCGTCCCCAGTTCTATAGAAGGGCCAGGGTACAGTACCACAAATGCGATCGCAGTCAATGAATATAGTCAAACTAATCAACCGAATATCTTTGCTGTTGGCGATGTGACTGACCGAATCAATTTAACTCCCGTCGCCATTGGTGAAGGTCGCGCCTTTGCAGATAGTGAATTCGGCAATAACCGCCGCGAATTCAGTCACGAAACTGTTCCCACAGCCATCTTTTCTACCCCAGAAGCCGCTACAGTCGGTTGGACTGAAGCCGAAGCACGGGAAAAACTCGGTGATGCCGTCAAAATTTTTCACACTCGCTTTCGCCCCATGTACCATAGTTTGACTGGTAAGCAAGAGAAAACAATGATGAAGTTGGTGGTTAATAGCAACACTGACAAGGTGCTAGGTGCTCACATGGTGGGTGAAAATGCTGGTGAGATAATTCAAGGTGTAGCGATCGCTGTGAAGATGGGTGCAACTAAAAAAGACTTTGACGCCACCGTTGGTATCCATCCCTCAGTAGCGGAAGAATTTGTCACAATGCGGTAA
- a CDS encoding histidinol-phosphate transaminase has product MLPFIRSDLAKFTAYKPHPSSDTAESVPVQFDRLDTNESPYDLPPELKEKLAWTYQQVIETNRYPDGGHETLKDAIAEYVNESAVRSLSNTAANISVGNGSDELIRSLLIATCLGGEGSILVANPTFSMYGILAETLGIPVVAVGRNETNFEIDLKAAQAAIEQTQNPPIRVVFVVHPNSPTANSLTAAELAWLRSLSEHILVVIDEAYFEFSQTTLVGELGQHPNWVILRTFSKAFRLASLRVGYCVAHPEVIAILEKVRLPYNLPSFSIAAALVALQNRTLLLESIPQTLSERAKLIEILSQQLELQITPSAANFIYLRLKPNSFNSPDAALKTFHQKLRTVGTVVRHISSGGLRITVGTIEENARTVNRVQAVLANLEF; this is encoded by the coding sequence ATGCTTCCCTTTATCCGGTCAGATTTAGCCAAATTTACCGCGTACAAACCTCACCCCAGCAGCGATACAGCCGAATCTGTCCCCGTGCAATTTGATCGGCTAGATACAAATGAAAGCCCTTATGATTTACCACCTGAGTTAAAAGAGAAGCTAGCCTGGACATATCAGCAAGTAATTGAAACAAATCGTTATCCTGATGGCGGACATGAGACACTTAAAGATGCGATCGCCGAATACGTAAATGAATCAGCCGTCAGATCGCTATCCAATACTGCTGCCAATATTTCTGTTGGAAATGGTTCAGATGAGTTGATCCGTTCTTTATTAATCGCCACCTGTCTAGGAGGAGAAGGTTCAATTCTAGTTGCCAATCCCACTTTTTCTATGTACGGGATTTTGGCAGAAACTTTGGGCATTCCTGTAGTGGCGGTGGGTAGAAATGAAACAAATTTTGAAATTGACTTAAAGGCTGCACAGGCTGCGATCGAACAAACTCAAAATCCCCCGATTCGCGTAGTTTTTGTAGTGCATCCCAATTCACCGACTGCCAATAGCTTAACTGCGGCAGAGTTGGCATGGTTAAGAAGTTTGAGTGAGCATATTTTGGTAGTAATTGATGAAGCTTACTTTGAATTCAGTCAAACTACCCTAGTAGGTGAATTAGGACAACACCCCAATTGGGTGATATTACGCACTTTTTCTAAAGCCTTTAGATTGGCATCTCTCCGTGTTGGCTATTGTGTCGCTCATCCCGAAGTGATCGCCATCTTAGAAAAAGTTCGCTTACCTTACAATCTCCCTAGCTTTTCCATAGCAGCAGCATTAGTTGCTTTACAAAATCGCACACTCTTGCTAGAGTCAATTCCCCAAACCCTGAGTGAACGAGCCAAACTCATCGAAATTTTATCCCAGCAACTAGAACTACAAATTACCCCAAGCGCTGCTAACTTTATTTACTTACGTCTTAAACCAAATAGCTTTAATTCACCAGATGCTGCGTTAAAAACTTTCCACCAGAAACTTAGAACAGTTGGCACCGTTGTGCGACACATTAGTAGCGGAGGATTGCGAATTACTGTAGGGACAATCGAGGAAAATGCCCGCACCGTTAATCGAGTACAAGCTGTTTTGGCAAATTTGGAATTTTAG